A genomic stretch from Campylobacter lari subsp. concheus includes:
- a CDS encoding EamA family transporter: MPSLLLASFIWAFSFSLIGHFITLEMDSFFAAFAKVFLSLLVFLPFLNFKLNLYLKLKLISIGALQLGVMNLFYYHSFLYLSVSEVTLFTIFTPFYVVLFYGLFSKNLRYLYFISIFICIMGAFVVKFDNINSNFLYGFLLIQGANLVFGAGQSFYKILLEKNTNLSQKEAFSYFYLGATSITLPTFLFFGDYSNLPSNLSSWIALIYLGTIASGIGYFLWNKGSTEVDSGVLALMNNTVIPISIFINMSIFGVDVEPLPFCIGTLIILFSFFIHKKIMHHYNRKSYSNTNH; the protein is encoded by the coding sequence ATGCCAAGTTTATTACTAGCAAGTTTTATTTGGGCTTTTTCTTTTTCACTAATTGGGCATTTTATCACCTTAGAAATGGATAGTTTTTTTGCAGCATTTGCAAAAGTTTTTTTGTCTTTATTGGTATTTTTACCTTTTTTAAATTTTAAGCTAAATTTATATTTAAAACTAAAACTCATAAGCATTGGAGCTTTGCAACTTGGTGTAATGAATTTATTTTATTATCATTCTTTTTTATATTTAAGTGTAAGCGAAGTAACGCTTTTTACGATTTTTACGCCTTTTTATGTTGTGCTTTTCTATGGGCTTTTTTCAAAAAATCTTAGATATTTATATTTCATAAGTATTTTTATATGTATTATGGGTGCTTTTGTAGTTAAATTTGATAATATTAACTCTAATTTTTTATATGGCTTTTTACTTATTCAAGGGGCTAATTTAGTATTTGGAGCTGGACAAAGTTTTTATAAAATTTTATTAGAAAAAAATACAAACTTAAGCCAAAAAGAAGCCTTTAGTTATTTTTATTTAGGCGCAACCAGTATAACCTTGCCTACTTTTTTATTTTTTGGAGATTATAGTAATTTACCATCCAATTTAAGCTCTTGGATAGCTTTGATTTATCTTGGTACTATTGCTTCAGGGATTGGATATTTTTTATGGAATAAAGGATCTACTGAAGTAGATAGTGGGGTTTTAGCCTTGATGAATAATACCGTTATACCTATAAGTATTTTTATCAACATGAGTATTTTTGGAGTAGATGTAGAGCCATTACCTTTTTGCATAGGCACTTTAATCATTCTTTTTTCATTTTTTATACATAAAAAAATCATGCATCATTACAATAGGAAATCTTACTCAAATACAAACCACTAG
- a CDS encoding LptF/LptG family permease: MKLVYKYLLNQFLSTMLSLFFTLFIIVSIIFFIQLAKITAYIEITFFELIKLYIFLLPKILIFTLPISFFIALTLAFYRLSRENESTVLFALSVAPSMIASFFAKIAALVSAFMLVVVLVFIPISFELFDSFVDYKKISAKVSIKTGEFGQRYGEWLVFIDAKNSDETYKNIIMYHPKKNPQDKEQVILAKEGKLETNDGVITFKLDEGKAYEIKEEDWHISSFKNLLIKSKLSSKELNTQSFYGYWSDVTSNKEKAKEFVIYILIALFPLASVLFALSFGIVTYRYEKGFAYFGIFVIIFAYFTLLISFYNPPFVAIAVIFSSFLIASLFYFKAKIASKY; this comes from the coding sequence ATGAAACTAGTTTATAAGTATTTGCTTAATCAGTTTTTAAGCACAATGTTGTCTTTGTTTTTTACTTTATTTATTATTGTTTCGATTATATTTTTTATACAACTTGCTAAAATTACTGCTTATATTGAAATTACTTTTTTTGAATTAATCAAATTATATATTTTTCTTTTACCAAAGATATTGATTTTTACTTTACCTATATCTTTTTTCATAGCTTTGACTTTGGCATTTTATAGGCTTTCTAGGGAAAATGAAAGCACGGTGTTGTTTGCTTTGAGTGTAGCTCCAAGCATGATAGCAAGTTTTTTTGCAAAAATTGCAGCTTTAGTAAGTGCTTTTATGCTTGTGGTGGTTTTGGTTTTTATACCTATATCTTTTGAACTTTTTGATAGTTTTGTAGATTATAAAAAAATTAGTGCTAAAGTAAGCATAAAAACAGGGGAATTTGGACAAAGATATGGAGAATGGCTTGTTTTTATTGATGCTAAAAATTCTGATGAAACTTATAAAAATATCATAATGTATCATCCAAAGAAAAATCCACAAGACAAAGAACAAGTGATTTTAGCCAAAGAAGGAAAGTTAGAAACAAATGATGGGGTTATTACTTTTAAGCTAGATGAGGGAAAGGCTTATGAGATTAAAGAAGAAGATTGGCATATTTCTAGCTTTAAAAATTTATTAATTAAAAGCAAACTTTCTTCTAAAGAATTAAATACTCAAAGTTTTTATGGGTATTGGTCTGATGTGACAAGCAATAAAGAAAAAGCAAAAGAATTTGTTATTTATATTCTTATAGCTTTATTTCCTTTAGCTAGTGTGCTTTTTGCACTCTCTTTTGGTATAGTAACTTATCGTTATGAAAAAGGTTTTGCTTATTTTGGAATTTTTGTGATTATTTTTGCTTATTTTACGCTTTTGATTAGTTTTTATAATCCTCCCTTTGTAGCTATTGCCGTGATTTTTTCAAGCTTTTTAATTGCTTCTTTGTTTTATTTTAAAGCAAAAATTGCAAGTAAGTATTAA
- a CDS encoding O-6-alkylguanine-DNA/cysteine-protein-methyltransferase has product MYQSFYKASFAYILLQSDKDKLINVDFTIYKPDFTKDKHPVLEQALEELDLYFNKKLFTFNTPLALQGSEFEQKVYKTLVKIPYGQTKTYQEIASFINHPKAFRAVGNANSKNKLAIFIPCHRVVAKNHLGGYNGGLFIKESLLKLEGVL; this is encoded by the coding sequence ATGTATCAAAGTTTTTATAAAGCTAGTTTTGCTTATATTCTTTTACAAAGTGATAAAGATAAGCTTATTAATGTTGATTTTACTATATACAAGCCTGATTTTACCAAAGACAAACACCCTGTTTTAGAACAAGCTTTAGAAGAACTAGACCTTTATTTTAACAAAAAGCTTTTTACTTTTAACACTCCCCTAGCTCTTCAGGGAAGCGAATTTGAACAAAAGGTATATAAAACTTTAGTAAAAATTCCTTATGGACAAACTAAAACCTATCAAGAAATTGCTTCTTTTATCAATCATCCAAAAGCTTTTAGAGCAGTAGGCAATGCAAATTCTAAAAACAAACTTGCAATTTTTATACCTTGCCATAGAGTGGTAGCTAAAAATCACTTAGGTGGATATAATGGTGGTTTATTTATCAAAGAATCTTTACTTAAATTAGAAGGCGTGCTTTAA
- the uppS gene encoding polyprenyl diphosphate synthase — protein MNELKHLAVVMDGNRRWARKNGLLEKIGYSQGAKVVEKIIEVCIDEKIQNLTLYAFSTENWRRPKEEVEFLFKLLNKYLDESLNKFVANEVRFKAIGNLNLLDELTLKKIQNFQEQTKNYTKLCVNLAISYGGKDEIVRAVKKVVEKNLEINEANIQANLDLSEDVDLFLRVGSAKRISNFLLWQSSYAEIYFSQTLFPALTKKEIANIITEFKKRKRTFGK, from the coding sequence ATGAATGAATTAAAACATCTTGCTGTGGTAATGGATGGCAATAGAAGATGGGCTAGAAAAAATGGACTTTTAGAAAAAATTGGCTATAGTCAAGGTGCTAAAGTTGTTGAAAAAATCATAGAAGTATGTATAGATGAAAAAATTCAAAATTTAACCCTTTATGCTTTTAGTACAGAAAATTGGCGAAGACCAAAAGAAGAAGTGGAGTTTCTTTTCAAGCTATTAAATAAATATCTTGATGAGTCTTTAAATAAATTTGTAGCCAATGAAGTGCGTTTTAAAGCTATAGGAAATTTAAATCTTTTAGATGAGTTAACCTTAAAAAAAATACAAAATTTTCAAGAACAAACTAAAAATTACACAAAATTATGTGTAAATTTAGCTATTTCTTACGGAGGCAAGGATGAAATAGTTAGAGCGGTTAAAAAGGTGGTTGAAAAAAATCTTGAAATTAATGAAGCAAATATACAAGCAAATCTTGACTTAAGTGAGGATGTGGATTTGTTTTTAAGGGTAGGGAGTGCTAAAAGAATTTCAAATTTTTTGTTATGGCAGTCAAGTTATGCAGAAATTTATTTTAGTCAAACCTTATTTCCTGCACTTACTAAAAAAGAAATCGCAAATATCATTACTGAGTTTAAAAAACGCAAAAGAACCTTTGGTAAATGA
- a CDS encoding prepilin peptidase, whose protein sequence is MIFFFLLLGLCVGSFINVLILRTINKESIISPRSKCPKCFKTLKFYHLFPLLSFVFLKGKCAFCKERISLIYPFNEFICACLFVFAFYLIEDVFQILIFACMLAVLLALSWMDFYLKSVSELWLWILFILAFCFDFLQKNGLILEDFQDSFLFRVCFGAGLIFILKSVINFIKNFKKRDEILESLGEGDVIIIALIFGIFGYEKGFLILFIASFLSLLMFIKIAKKDYQMPMIPFLFCGILINLTIESIL, encoded by the coding sequence ATGATATTTTTCTTTTTATTACTAGGACTTTGTGTGGGTTCTTTTATCAATGTTTTGATTTTAAGAACGATTAATAAAGAAAGCATAATAAGTCCAAGATCAAAATGTCCTAAGTGTTTTAAAACTTTGAAATTTTATCATCTTTTTCCTTTGCTATCTTTTGTATTTTTAAAAGGCAAATGTGCCTTTTGTAAAGAAAGAATTTCTTTGATTTATCCTTTTAATGAATTTATTTGTGCGTGTTTGTTTGTCTTTGCTTTTTATCTAATTGAAGATGTTTTTCAAATTTTAATTTTTGCCTGTATGCTAGCTGTATTATTAGCGCTTTCTTGGATGGATTTTTATCTAAAATCGGTGAGTGAGCTTTGGCTTTGGATTTTATTTATTTTAGCTTTTTGTTTTGATTTTTTACAAAAGAATGGTTTAATTTTAGAGGATTTTCAAGATAGCTTTTTATTTCGAGTGTGTTTTGGGGCGGGGTTAATTTTCATACTAAAAAGTGTGATTAATTTTATTAAAAATTTTAAAAAAAGAGATGAAATTTTAGAAAGTTTAGGGGAAGGTGATGTTATAATAATAGCTTTGATTTTTGGAATTTTTGGTTATGAAAAAGGCTTTTTGATTTTATTTATTGCAAGTTTTTTAAGTCTTTTGATGTTTATAAAAATAGCCAAGAAAGATTATCAAATGCCTATGATTCCTTTTTTATTTTGTGGAATTTTGATTAATCTAACTATAGAAAGTATATTATGA
- a CDS encoding SDR family NAD(P)-dependent oxidoreductase, with translation MKIALITGVSSGFGLESLKALIELGYKVIAIARRKERLEKLQELYGDKIYPIILDVRDKQAVFTAIENLPQDLQNISLLVNNAGLALGLNEFDSLDIEDIEAMVDTNIKGFLYIARATLPLLRKVKNAHVINLGSIAANVPYYGGNVYCGTKAFVAQFSKALRTDLRGSNIKVTNIAPGLCKTEFSKVRFKGNIKKADEVYENTKYIKAEDIAKIITFIISLPEHININEIELMPVTQTWAGTFSEKI, from the coding sequence ATGAAAATTGCTTTAATAACAGGGGTAAGTTCAGGCTTTGGATTAGAAAGTTTAAAAGCTTTGATAGAGCTTGGTTATAAGGTTATAGCCATAGCAAGACGCAAAGAAAGATTGGAAAAACTACAAGAGCTTTATGGGGATAAAATTTATCCTATTATACTTGATGTTAGGGATAAACAAGCGGTTTTTACAGCAATTGAAAATTTGCCTCAAGATTTACAAAATATTTCTTTACTTGTTAATAATGCAGGTCTTGCTTTGGGTTTAAATGAGTTTGATTCTTTGGATATTGAAGATATAGAGGCCATGGTAGACACTAATATTAAAGGCTTTTTATACATAGCAAGAGCTACTTTACCTTTACTTAGAAAGGTAAAAAATGCTCATGTGATTAATCTTGGTTCAATTGCGGCAAATGTGCCTTATTATGGAGGTAATGTTTATTGTGGAACTAAGGCTTTTGTGGCACAATTTTCTAAAGCTTTAAGAACGGATTTGCGTGGAAGTAATATAAAGGTAACTAATATCGCTCCAGGGCTTTGTAAAACTGAATTTAGTAAAGTGAGATTTAAAGGTAATATTAAAAAAGCTGATGAGGTTTATGAAAATACTAAATATATTAAAGCTGAAGATATAGCAAAAATTATTACTTTTATTATTAGCTTGCCTGAGCATATTAATATTAACGAAATTGAACTTATGCCTGTGACTCAAACATGGGCAGGAACTTTTAGCGAGAAAATATAA
- the coaBC gene encoding bifunctional phosphopantothenoylcysteine decarboxylase/phosphopantothenate--cysteine ligase CoaBC has product MKTILLAVSGSIAFYKAYELISLLKKEGFRVKVLLSLGVLKFGTKLSFEALADEILCEDNESWQNTNNHIAFSKTCDCVLFAPASINSINKLNYGIADNLFIQTLIAVDKNKPFLIAPAANTNMYLHFSTQNSLKNLKEQGYIIIDPIVKTLACKDEGLGALAELDSIINTLKRSLMQEDFFKDKSFVISGGGTKEKIDDVRCISNFSSGKMAKAIADALFFLGAKVVLVSSVEFKTPYKLEKFESSLELKEKLQKYKDFDALIMAAAVSDFILEAYKGKIKKDEYLNGLDLKLKLNEDILKNLDFKGKKIGFKMEFDAQNALENAKKSLVSKNLDMVCLNVLNGQMNFGGDENSICFITKDSISQSFKQSKEKLGFILAQELRKLW; this is encoded by the coding sequence ATGAAAACAATCTTACTAGCAGTAAGTGGAAGTATAGCCTTTTATAAAGCTTATGAGCTTATTTCTTTATTAAAAAAAGAAGGTTTTAGGGTTAAAGTTTTGTTAAGCTTGGGAGTTTTGAAATTTGGCACTAAGCTTAGCTTTGAAGCTTTAGCGGATGAAATTTTATGTGAAGATAATGAAAGTTGGCAAAATACTAATAATCATATAGCCTTCAGCAAGACTTGCGATTGTGTACTTTTTGCGCCTGCTAGTATAAATTCTATCAATAAACTAAACTATGGTATAGCAGATAATTTATTTATTCAAACTTTAATAGCAGTAGATAAAAATAAACCATTTTTAATTGCACCCGCTGCAAATACAAACATGTATTTACATTTTAGCACTCAAAATTCTTTAAAAAATTTAAAAGAGCAAGGCTATATTATCATTGATCCTATAGTTAAAACCCTAGCTTGTAAAGATGAGGGTTTGGGAGCTTTGGCTGAGCTTGATAGCATTATAAATACTTTAAAAAGAAGCTTAATGCAAGAAGATTTTTTTAAAGATAAAAGTTTTGTTATAAGCGGTGGTGGAACTAAAGAAAAAATTGATGATGTAAGATGTATTAGTAATTTTTCAAGTGGAAAAATGGCAAAGGCAATTGCTGATGCTTTGTTTTTTTTAGGTGCTAAGGTGGTGTTAGTTAGCTCAGTAGAGTTTAAAACACCTTATAAATTAGAAAAATTTGAATCTTCTTTAGAATTAAAAGAAAAATTGCAAAAATATAAAGATTTTGATGCTTTAATTATGGCTGCTGCTGTGAGTGATTTTATTCTTGAGGCTTATAAGGGTAAGATTAAAAAAGATGAGTATTTAAACGGACTTGATTTAAAATTAAAGCTTAATGAGGATATCTTAAAAAATTTAGATTTTAAAGGTAAAAAAATAGGTTTTAAGATGGAATTTGACGCGCAAAATGCACTAGAAAATGCTAAAAAATCTTTAGTTAGTAAAAATTTAGATATGGTGTGTTTAAATGTCTTAAATGGACAAATGAACTTTGGAGGCGATGAAAATAGCATTTGTTTTATCACTAAAGATAGTATCTCTCAAAGTTTTAAACAAAGTAAAGAAAAACTTGGCTTTATTTTAGCACAAGAATTAAGGAAACTTTGGTGA
- a CDS encoding Na+/H+ antiporter NhaC family protein, whose product MKIFYLLLAPLLLFADVQANAELFGVWTLLPPVIAIILAFITKDVVLSLFIGALSGTFMLGLIENSIYHAIIASFTGFISKVVNAMASPGNAGILLQVLTIGGVVALITKTGGTKAVAVWLSTKAKQAKSSQFATWCMGIFIFFDDYANSLIVGPIMRPVTDKFRVSREKLAFIMDATAAPITGLAIISTWIGLEISLIRSGYDLIDNATFAHLGIVKEEINAFEIFVQTLPYRFYNLFMLIFVVLTIYTGREFGPMLKAELRARAGKFSHGHEQIDNIEDKVLEPKEHVKLQASNAIIPLAVLIVFSFIGFYFSGYNALDDASIKAQIDAAPFSLFAFRETFGAADASVVLFQAALLATIVAIILGMYRKIFTLKEAIVVWTHGWRTMIMTVIILLCAWSLASVIKDLGTSKYLIDLFSDKTPIYLLPTAIFIFASIISFSTGTSYGTMGILMPLAIPLAMAVGVHNELSGAELHQYMIINISGVLTGAIFGDHCSPISDTTILSSMGSKCDLLAHVSTQMPYALSVCAISILCGYLPVTLGLNVWLGLVFGILAMIALLFVVGKKVDA is encoded by the coding sequence ATGAAAATTTTTTATTTATTATTAGCTCCTTTATTATTATTTGCTGATGTGCAGGCAAATGCAGAACTTTTTGGAGTTTGGACGCTTTTACCACCGGTGATAGCTATTATTTTAGCTTTTATTACTAAAGATGTAGTACTTTCGTTGTTTATTGGTGCATTAAGTGGTACTTTTATGCTAGGACTTATTGAAAATAGCATTTATCATGCTATTATTGCTTCTTTTACAGGCTTTATTTCTAAAGTGGTAAATGCTATGGCAAGTCCTGGTAATGCAGGAATTTTATTGCAAGTTTTAACTATAGGTGGGGTTGTAGCCCTTATTACTAAAACAGGTGGTACTAAGGCTGTGGCTGTTTGGCTTTCTACTAAAGCTAAGCAGGCAAAAAGTTCACAATTTGCTACTTGGTGTATGGGGATTTTTATTTTCTTTGATGATTATGCTAATTCATTAATCGTAGGTCCTATCATGCGTCCAGTGACAGATAAATTTAGAGTAAGTCGTGAAAAACTTGCTTTTATTATGGATGCAACTGCAGCGCCAATTACCGGTCTTGCTATCATCTCTACTTGGATAGGACTTGAAATTTCTTTAATTCGTAGCGGATATGATTTAATCGATAATGCAACTTTTGCGCATTTGGGTATAGTAAAAGAAGAAATCAATGCTTTTGAAATCTTTGTACAAACCTTACCTTATAGATTTTATAATCTTTTTATGTTGATTTTTGTTGTTTTGACTATTTATACAGGTAGAGAATTTGGGCCTATGTTAAAAGCTGAGCTTAGAGCTAGAGCGGGTAAATTTTCTCATGGTCATGAGCAAATTGATAATATAGAAGATAAGGTTTTAGAACCAAAAGAGCATGTGAAATTACAAGCTTCTAATGCCATTATACCTTTAGCTGTTTTGATTGTATTTTCATTTATAGGTTTTTATTTTAGTGGTTATAATGCTTTGGATGATGCGAGTATTAAAGCGCAAATTGATGCAGCACCATTTAGTTTATTTGCTTTTAGAGAAACTTTTGGCGCAGCTGATGCTTCGGTTGTATTGTTTCAAGCAGCACTTTTAGCTACTATAGTAGCTATTATTTTAGGAATGTATAGAAAAATATTTACTTTAAAAGAAGCTATTGTAGTTTGGACTCATGGTTGGAGAACTATGATTATGACTGTGATTATTTTACTTTGCGCATGGTCATTAGCTTCTGTGATTAAGGATTTAGGAACTTCTAAATATTTAATTGATTTATTTTCAGATAAAACACCTATTTACTTACTTCCTACGGCAATTTTTATTTTTGCTTCTATTATTTCTTTTTCGACAGGAACTAGTTATGGGACTATGGGTATTTTAATGCCTTTAGCTATTCCTTTAGCTATGGCTGTTGGTGTTCATAATGAATTAAGCGGAGCAGAGCTGCACCAATATATGATTATTAATATTTCTGGGGTTTTAACAGGAGCTATTTTTGGAGATCATTGCTCGCCAATTTCTGATACCACAATACTTTCATCTATGGGAAGTAAGTGCGATCTTTTAGCTCATGTTAGCACGCAAATGCCTTATGCTTTGAGTGTTTGTGCTATTAGTATACTTTGTGGTTATCTACCAGTAACACTAGGACTTAATGTATGGCTAGGGCTTGTTTTTGGAATCTTAGCTATGATAGCCTTGCTGTTTGTAGTTGGTAAAAAGGTAGATGCATAG
- a CDS encoding ankyrin repeat domain-containing protein, whose amino-acid sequence MKILLFSLIISLNALALDYSCEYVKENKVDFFKEFEPKNTQDFAQVDLNCAFSLKNHQITKRLYELANEIRGSNSACMGGEYFSDLRKFDFKLLEIALDPQGYQKTLQDPIILEEKFAKLKAYFRFWAYQSIGNFKLFKEFWKEYNNAINPLTRYFQKEFNLDKASAIYFASNALNEFLNWAVGETKIFKDISDFEKFVANKNNSLEQIKEYIYTKKISNLELNNGFKSALLNNRENEIIGEFIKLGVKINEGYESALFFALDNAENVKLLLENEAVIDYKNSFGKTPLFYAVEYNNYKVAKLLLENGANVNQKYINDNEKLSIASMGSNTPYFITLCALEHTSKNIFMHGANYADVKMLKLLIDYKANYKEIDDLGFNALDFAIIAKKEENIKFLKKLGLKENKNLMLYEEAQP is encoded by the coding sequence TTGAAGATTTTATTATTTAGTTTGATTATAAGTTTAAATGCTTTAGCTTTGGATTATAGTTGTGAGTATGTTAAGGAAAATAAGGTTGATTTTTTCAAAGAATTTGAGCCAAAAAATACACAAGATTTTGCACAAGTGGATTTAAATTGCGCTTTTTCTTTAAAAAACCATCAAATCACAAAAAGATTATATGAACTTGCTAATGAAATTAGAGGAAGTAATAGCGCTTGTATGGGCGGAGAATATTTTAGTGATTTGAGAAAATTTGATTTTAAATTATTAGAAATTGCACTTGATCCGCAGGGCTATCAAAAGACTTTACAAGATCCTATAATACTTGAAGAAAAATTTGCAAAATTAAAAGCGTATTTTAGATTTTGGGCTTATCAAAGCATTGGAAATTTTAAACTTTTTAAGGAATTTTGGAAAGAATACAATAATGCGATTAATCCTTTAACAAGATATTTTCAAAAGGAATTTAATTTAGATAAAGCAAGTGCAATTTATTTTGCTAGTAATGCTTTGAATGAATTTTTAAATTGGGCGGTTGGTGAGACTAAAATTTTTAAAGATATTTCAGATTTTGAAAAATTTGTAGCTAATAAAAATAATTCTTTAGAGCAGATTAAAGAGTATATTTATACTAAAAAAATTAGCAATTTAGAATTAAACAATGGTTTTAAATCAGCCTTGTTAAATAATAGAGAAAATGAGATTATAGGAGAATTTATAAAATTAGGTGTAAAAATAAATGAAGGTTATGAGTCTGCTTTATTTTTTGCACTGGATAATGCAGAAAATGTCAAGCTTTTACTTGAAAATGAAGCGGTGATTGATTATAAAAATTCTTTTGGGAAAACACCTTTGTTTTATGCTGTTGAATATAACAACTATAAAGTTGCCAAGCTTTTGCTTGAAAATGGTGCAAATGTAAATCAAAAATACATTAACGATAATGAAAAACTTTCTATTGCCAGTATGGGAAGCAATACACCATACTTTATCACCTTATGTGCGCTTGAGCATACTTCTAAAAATATCTTTATGCATGGGGCAAATTATGCTGATGTAAAAATGCTTAAGCTACTTATAGATTATAAAGCTAATTATAAAGAAATAGATGATTTAGGATTTAATGCTCTTGATTTTGCCATTATTGCAAAAAAAGAAGAAAATATTAAATTTTTAAAAAAACTTGGTTTAAAAGAAAATAAAAATTTGATGTTGTATGAAGAGGCACAACCATGA
- the truA gene encoding tRNA pseudouridine(38-40) synthase TruA, translating into MLLKLTFSYDGSKFQGSATQPHKLSVQDTLAQALSHLGIYEKPLFASRTDKGVHAFNAVACVKAGEYFKDFVYLKNKINYFAHPFIHIKHIQRVQENFQVRFNVQKRAYRYIISHEKYNPFLASYVHFYPKINIKLAKEIAFLFEGEHDFKLFQKEGSDNKTSIRKMYKTRVYAYKNYTVFYFEANGFLRSQIRMMMASILKVLEGKMCQNELLEQINAKKAHCRFLAPASGLYLSKISYCNDA; encoded by the coding sequence ATGCTTTTAAAATTAACTTTTTCTTATGATGGTTCTAAATTTCAAGGTTCAGCCACTCAGCCACATAAACTTAGTGTCCAAGATACCTTAGCGCAGGCCTTGTCGCATTTGGGTATTTATGAAAAGCCTTTATTTGCTTCAAGAACTGATAAAGGTGTGCATGCATTTAATGCAGTCGCTTGTGTAAAAGCGGGAGAGTATTTTAAAGATTTTGTATATTTAAAAAATAAAATCAATTATTTTGCACACCCATTTATACATATAAAGCATATCCAAAGAGTGCAAGAAAATTTTCAAGTGCGTTTTAATGTGCAAAAAAGAGCATATCGTTATATTATAAGTCATGAAAAATATAATCCTTTTTTAGCCTCTTATGTGCATTTTTATCCAAAAATAAATATTAAATTAGCCAAGGAAATTGCATTTTTATTTGAAGGAGAGCATGACTTTAAACTCTTTCAAAAAGAAGGCTCTGATAATAAAACAAGCATAAGAAAAATGTATAAAACTAGAGTTTATGCTTATAAAAATTACACTGTGTTTTATTTTGAAGCAAATGGTTTTTTAAGATCGCAAATTAGAATGATGATGGCAAGTATTTTAAAAGTATTAGAAGGAAAAATGTGCCAAAATGAGCTTTTAGAGCAAATCAATGCTAAAAAAGCTCATTGTAGATTTTTAGCTCCTGCTAGTGGTTTGTATTTGAGTAAGATTTCCTATTGTAATGATGCATGA